A region from the Lycium barbarum isolate Lr01 chromosome 8, ASM1917538v2, whole genome shotgun sequence genome encodes:
- the LOC132606224 gene encoding cytochrome c, translating into MSSFNEAPPGNEKAGEKIFKTKCAQCHTVDKGAGHKQGPNLNGLFGRQSGTTAGYSYSAANKNMAVNWGENTLYDYLLNPKKYIPGTKMVFPGLKKPHERADLIAYLKSATA; encoded by the exons ATGTCATCATTTAATGAGGCACCACCAGGTAACGAAAAAGCAGGAGAGAAGATCTTCAAGACTAAATGTGCTCAATGCCATACTGTCGACAAAGGTGCCGGTCACAAACAAG GACCTAATTTGAATGGACTTTTTGGAAGGCAGTCTGGAACTACTGCTGGTTACTCCTACTCTGCTGCCAATAAGAACATGGCCGTGAATTGGGGAGAAAACACTTTGTATGATTATCTGCTCAACCCCAAGAAG TACATACCTGGAACAAAGATGGTTTTCCCCGGATTGAAGAAGCCACATGAGCGCGCTGACCTCATTGCCTACCTGAAATCTGCTACTGCATGA
- the LOC132607899 gene encoding uncharacterized protein LOC132607899 — translation MSKSPEDSGVEGTETAWNVSGSGSILCSKGVEVNVWDLNQCAKIWTAKSPAKNSLGIFTPTWFTSATFLCKDDHRKFVAGTNSHQVRLYDISAQRRPVVSFDFHETPIKAVAVDVDGHTIYIGNGSGDLASFDIRTGKLLGSFLGKCSGSIKSIVRHPELPVIASCGDYMKSLLACL, via the exons ATGTCAAAATCACCTGAAGATTCTGGTGTTGAAGGTACAGAAACGGCATGGAATGTTAGTGGTTCAGGCAGCATTTTGTGCTCCAAG GGCGTTGAGGTTAACGTATGGGATCTGAACCAGTGTGCTAAAATTTGGACTGCAAAATCT CCAGCAAAAAATAGCCTTGGTATATTCACCCCAACTTGGTTTACATCTGCAACTTTCTTGTGCAAAGATGACCACCGCAAATTTGTTGCAGGCACGAACAGTCACCAG GTGCGTCTTTATGATATTTCTGCACAGAGAAGGCCTGTTGTTTCATTTGATTTTCACGAGACCCCTATTAAAGCTGTAGCTGTGGATGTAGATGGACATACGATatacataggaaatgggtctGGCGATCTTGCTTCTTTTGATATACGCACTG GGAAACTTTTGGGATCCTTCTTGGGGAAATGTTCTGGAAGTATCAAATCCATAGTCAGGCATCCAGAGCTCCCAGTTATAGCCTCATGTGGTGACTATATGAAATCGCTGTTAGCTTGTTTATAG